GTCGGGCGGGTATGAAATCGTCGACAAGAACACGCAACGGGAGATCTTCATCGACGGTGAACTTGCCGCGAAGTTTCGCGAGCACGTGCAGAAGCTGATCGAAGAAGAGCCATCGCTCGAGGATGTCGATGAATTCCTCGGCCAGTTCGATATCTTGATGACCCAGCCCGTGGTGCTGCACTAAAGCTACGTTTCGCGCGGGCGCCCGGAGTCTCGAGCCCGCGCCGCCACGCTCACCGGCGAATGAGGCGAGCCACGCAAGACGGCAAACGAGCGACACGCCAGAAAAGACCCCGCCAGAACATTGGCGGGGTTCTTTTTTTGCGCGG
This Caballeronia sp. LZ062 DNA region includes the following protein-coding sequences:
- a CDS encoding DUF3567 domain-containing protein, with amino-acid sequence MQMIYNSPNYCVVEFPPQANHLAMMSGGYEIVDKNTQREIFIDGELAAKFREHVQKLIEEEPSLEDVDEFLGQFDILMTQPVVLH